ACTCCATAGTTCACATATGACCTGAAAATCAATGACGACTAGAAGTAGGCACCTTAACGCCTGTCTTGTGGCAATGTGTTGGACCACCAAATGCACATCCCCTCTTAGATGTCGGGATGCTAATGCCCTTTTATATATGTCAAAAAGCCCAAGACTTCTAGATGTAACAGTTGCTGCATTAACTCTGTTAcatggtcttgggtagaactcaaccccaaaagctagctatcgaagtgagggtgccctcacgctaataaatttcatattactttggtacccaagcgatgtgggacctCGCTTCACAAAGTCAATGTATGAAAATACTAGTAAAGTTTATACTTTATGCTTGACACGTTGGCTGAAAGAATCTAAGTAGACTTGACATGTCATCTGGATGTTCAGTTTCAATTTGTTTCCACCATAAAATGTAGAAAGAAAACACCACAAAACGGTATGCTTTATAATTTCATTATGCAGTATTTGGCTAATATCATTGCCTAGAGAAATTCATACTTCCTATGGTTTGGTTTTAATTTCCGCGTGGAATTGTATGTTGTGCaattgtgttaaaaaaaaatgccatcTATGCGTggtccttttctttctcttgtaGTTTAGATATGCTATGACCAGAGGATGTACATGTATTGTTGGAAACATTAGGATAATGTTGCTCGTATAGTTATGCGTAGGAAAAAGAGGCAGTATTTTCTCAGTGGGCTAAAAATATGAGATGAAGTTCTTTCATGTCCTAGAAGGTATAGAACTACAAATGTAATGGCATCTCTGACCCCTGCTGACCATTGGAAGCTTCTCCAAATTCCTTCTTTTGGTCTTGTTGACGCCACTTTTGTAACTCTCCCTCCACTGCTTGTTTCGCTGCGTCAGCCATCTCTGCTTTCTTCAAAGCATCCTCAGTTGCAGCCTTCGTATCCTCTATCTCTTTCAAATTTGTTGTCAATCTCTTAACCGCCTCTCTCTCACTCGCCTTACTCTCTTCCACCTCAGCCATGGCATCTGCCACTTTCATTTCAGCCAACTTTTCATATTGCTCAACTCTCCTTGTCCAAGATTCAAAATCCTCAGCCGACAACTTGATCTTGGCACTGGAGTCTGAACCTGTAACCTGGACTGCATCATGAGTACATGAAGCCGTGTTGTGAATCCGATCACTTGCAAGTTTCGCTGCTGCTTTTGCTTCTTCAGCCTCTTTAAGTGCAACTTGTAACTTCTCCTCCATTTCCTTGGCCTCATTTCGTGCAGTTTTGGCTTCTTGTTTCAGTTCCTTAGTTTTTTTCTTCGTCTCTTCCACATCCAGTCTTGCATATTCAATTTCTGACAATACTTGTTGCACTGTCAAGCTCTCATCATTCGAAGCATTTTCTTGTTTACTTTCCTTAGCAAGAAGTGCCTCAAGCTCCATTTTGCTCCTGTTTATTTCGGCTCTCAGGTTCTTAGCAGCATATTCAAATTGTGCTTCCTTCTCCTTCATTTCAGTTACGTCCCTCTTCACCTTATCCATTTCCAAAGTCATCGATTCCACCAAACTTCGGAGCAAggattcattttgtagaacttcTTTCAGTGCATTTTTGGAACCCTCAAGCTCCAAATCAGCTGTCCTTAGAGCTTGTATATCTTGTAAGACTGCAATTGACTTGGTTGTTTCTTCAAGCTTCTCCTCAAGATTTCCAGAGAGTTCAGAATCAGATCCTTCTTCCTCTAATAATAGGATTTTCTTCTCTACTTTGTCCTTAGCTATTCCATGTGATTGCATACAAACTTCCTTTTTTCCCGTAGTCTTTGCTTTCTCTTCTTGGGCTTGAAGAGTGGAAAGCATGACCTGACTAAGCGCTTCACGCGTTGTTGCCATTTCCCTGGAAAGCTCATCTACCCTCTCTCTGTTAACCTTAGTTATATTTTGAGCATTTGCTTCCTTTTGGGATGCTGATAGTTTCATTCCCATAGCCATGTCAAAATCCTGTCGAAGGTTTGTGAGTTCTTGTTTTACAAGAACAAGTTCAGCAGCAGAGGCCTTGTACTGTTCTCTTTCAGTATCGGCATGTTGTTTTCTGGATTTTGCTGATTCTTCCAGTTGTTTAGCACGATTCTTTGCAGCTTCTGTTTCAGCAATCGCTGCTTGCTTGGAGTCACTGACTGTTTGAAGTTTGGATGTTAATTCATGCAGCGTTCTGTTGGCCTTTTCGAGTTCCCCTTGTGCTTGCGCTTTAGTAGTTTCTGCAGTTTTCAGGTGTTCTTTAAACTTTTCAAGCTCTTTGACGGCCAAGTGTAGCTGTGTTTCTTTCTCCAAATCTCTCTGTTGCATAACAAATGACCACATCACATTCCAATTATCAGGTTTTACCATAGGAAAGTCGCATTATGAATTGATAAATGAATATTACtctaaatgtaaaaaaattggtCCCTTGTCAAATACTTTGTTAGACAACCTAAGCCGTGGTTTATAGATTATACTAATCGAATTGCTTTTGTTGACTTTTTCATATGTCACTCGAACCAACAGCCAGCTGGATCTCCCAAAATGCGTTGGCATTCATTTGCTGGGAAAAAGGAAAGCTATGACGAATTCATTAATATTATTTGCCAGATCAATAATACATTTCtggttttgggtttgtttttgtCAACTTCGGATTCTATAGTTTTACACCTGAAGAAATAGCTGCTCCAATATTCTAGTGGAAAAAGACCAAAATGCGAGATTGAAAAAGAGTACCTAAAATTCTGTCCAAATATGTGACGTGGGTATTTTATTGAAATATGAGAAATGGATATGGGAAACTATTTTTTCGGACATTTTGGGTTCGTTAACCACCACCTAATGGAAAATTGacaaaatctttcaaacaatatactccctccgtctctttttaaggtCCATTTTCGTTATTTCATCTTATTAAGAAGACATAttatcctccatttttttcccattaacttttgaaaagaacaaaatgataatGGTACAAACTTTTAgccaataatttttcaaaatggacacttCTTGAGAGACAATTGAAAATTGCATCGTGGAGTCTTATTtggagatggagggagtactaattAGACCTAATTATGCAACATCCTGTCAGAACATACCTCTTCAGCAGTTTTGGGCTTCTTAACAACTGGTTTTGCCCTTGGGGAGGATGATCCTTCACCAAATAAGCTGACTGCAGCCTTGACAGATTGAAATGGTGCTTTTGTATCAATCTCTCCCACTGCTGCTGTGGACCGCGGAGACCTTATGCTTCTTGGCGTTCCTACACTCCTTGGAGAACCCATCTGGCGAATTGTTATTATGCTCGGACCAAACATTATTTTCTCCCGCGCACCTGAAAAGATCTAAGCAAACGACATTGTTATTTTTACATGAGATACAGAAGGAAAATCCCGAACTAGACATCCAATTTCGGTAGTGAATATTTTGGAGTCGCTACCCTCGTCAACGAGAGGGAAAGCATCACAGGCTAATGTTACCCCACTAATTGATTAGGCATCAatcttttttgaacaaaaaaaaaggtggggCATGATGGGCAAtatgtgtgtatgccaatgtgATCATCTCTAACGAGCAGAAGTATAACTACGTCAACCTTTCCAACAATGATTTGTTATCCTTTCGGAAATCAGATCTTGCAAGATAACGACAGTAAATTAGAAATAACGAACAAAGTGTATGGCTTTATCGATCAACCAAATTTCAGCGTATGAGGAATTTGTCACACATAATATTCTCGAAATAAGATATCATTGTGGCATACAAGTTCCATGAGACATTCAAAGATTCACTGACGTTGAAACAAGTAACACAATAATACGTGAAAAAGGTAAAAATGTCTTTACCTCTGAAGGGAATTTGATGAGATCTTCAGTAATTCAATTACAAAGAACGTGCCCGAGAAAGGAACAACTTAAGAGGAAGCGAAATGCAAAAGTCCTTTCTTTCTGTCAATATGAAAAGCGTCAACCAAATTAGCTGGTCAGATAGAATTAGATGTACAAAAAGGGCCCCTGTTTTACAGGTCACAGAGACATTTCCGGAGGACAATAACGAAAATTTGGGCTTCCAAATGGTTGCCGCGTTTTGCTTGTTGGCCGTTGAAAGATTACCAATGATTTTTTAACCACGATAGATTCTATCTagttaaaaaaagagagcaacTTATTCACGGTAGAGCCGTGAACAAgtgccgtgaataagtttctcgcGGATTCGTGCAATCGCAGCAGTCCGTTTCCGCAATGGTTGagattgcttttcaattttgaccggtaaaaattattttttatctgtcaaaattggttttcaatccggaccgttcaaaaacactttggacgcaTGCGATTGGACTCCGTAAACCCATTTTTCACGGTATCCtctgtaaaaaaagaagaagacattctcttaaaaaaatactcctatattaGACTAACCATACTAATTAAGCTTCGTCCCTGCTACTCGATGGTGGTATTGGCTCCTCATAAATTAATTGTAATGCGCGAAAACTGGCACGGAGGTACACCCTCAGTTATCAAAAATAGTAATAAGACAAAATCAAGGTTAGCATGAACCAAACCCTTATCACACTTATCCCTAAAACGCAATGCCCAACTAAACCCTCCCAATTCCATCTTATCAGTTTATGCAATGTACTCTACAAGTTGATTACGAAAATATTGGCCAATCGGCTTTGCCATGTCCTACCTTTGGTTGTCTCCGAAAACCAGAGCGCGTTCATTGGTGGCCGACTTATTTCTGATAATATTTTGATTGCACATGAAGTTATGCACTCACTGAAAAACAGGAGACATGATCGCAAGGGGTGGTTTGCATTGAAACTAGATATGGCCAAAGCATATGATAGACTTGAATGGAGGTATATTGAAGCAGTTATGGGGAAATTGGGGTTTGATAGGAGGTGGATCAATTAGGTGATGGAATGTATTAGAACGGTCTCATTTGTGGTGGTTATTAACAGCAAAAAGGGGGAATTTTTTCAGCCACAACGGGAGCTTCGCCAGGGATGTCCACTATCCCCCTATCTCTTCATTCTTTGCGCAGAAGGGTTTCATCATTTGCTTCAGTAGGGCAGTGACTAGAGGAGAAATGAGGGGGGTCAAAATTGGCCGCGAATGCCCGACCGTGTCCATCTGTTCTTTGCTGATAACTCAATTATTCTTGGGGAAGCTACTCTAGACGATTGCCAGACCATTAATGGGATCCTTAATAAGTATGAGCAAGCATCGGGTCAGATGGTTAATCGGGACAAATCCTCTTTCTTCTGTAGCCCAAACATGCCTTGCAATGTCAAAATTGAGATTGCTAATGTGATGAATATCAGACTTGAGACAGGAGGGAGCAAATACTTAGGGCTACTGTCAATCATTGGAAAATCAAAGAGGGTTGTATTCTCATATGTCATGGATTGCGTGGACACGAAGTTGAAGGGCTGGTCGGAGGCAAGACTAAATAATGCAGGTAGGGAAGTTCTTCTTAAATCAATGGTAATGACCATGCCCAAATATGTTATGCAATGTTTCCTCCTACCGAAAAGGCTTTGTCGTCAATTGTGTAAATCCATGAGCAGATTTTGGTGGGGCAGCAAGAAGGGTTTCATAAATGAATATTActgggaaaaagaaaagctaTGACGAATTCGTTAATATTATTTGCCAGATCAATAATACATTTCTTTGCTGATAACTCGATTATTTTTGGGGAAGCTACTCTAGACAATTGCCAGACCATTAATGGGATCCTTAACAAGTATGAGCAAGCATCGGGTCAGATGGTTAATCGGGACAAATCCTCTTTCTTCTGTAGCCCAAACATGCCTTGCAATGTCAAAATTGAGATTGCTAATGTGATGAATTTCAGACTTGAGACAGGAGGGAGCAAATACTTAGGGCTATTGTCAATCATTGGAAAATCAAAGAGGGTTGTATTCTCATATGTCCTGGATTGCGTGGACACGAAGTTGAAGGGCTGGTCAGAGGCAAGACTAAATAATGCGGGTAAGGAAGTTCTTCTTAAATCAATGGTAATGACCATGCCCAAATATGTTATGCAATGTTTCCTCCTACCGAAAAGGCTTTATCGTCAATTGTGTAAATCCATGAGCAAATTTCGGTGGGGCAGCAAGAAGGGGGAAAGGAAACTTCAGTGCGTCAGTTGGGATAAGTTGTGTGACAACAAATCCATGGGTGGAATGGGGTTCCGTGACTTGCACACTTTCAATCTAGCATTTCTTGCCAAGCAAGGGTGGCGCTTGGTCACAGGCCCACCATCTCTCTTCCAAAAGGTTTTTCGGGGTAATTACTTTCCCCGTTCCTCTTTTTGGGAAGCTCAATGTCCAGGAATGGCCTCGTGGGCTTGGCATAGTATTCTAGCAAGGCGTGAAGTTCTTCGGCGTGGTTGGCGTTAGAGGGTTGGCGATGGCAAAGCTATAAATTTGTGGTCGGACCAGTGGATGCCCCGAGCCCTCGCCTCCAAGGTCCTAAGTACACCTCCTATGGGACCACATTTAGCCCCTTTACCACAAAAAAAGTATATGATCTTATTGATGAGGAACGGCACGAATGGAATGACAGCTTTGTGAGAGAATTTTTGGCCCTATAGATGCCCAAGATATTTTGGCTATCTGAGTCAGTCAACAAGGAATTCCAAACAAGGGGGTATGGCATTACACTGATGATGGCAAATTTATGGTCCGGTCAGCATACCATGTAGCAAAATCCCTTCTATTTCCTAAGAAATCCACTGTGAAGGGGGAACCGAATTCGGGAGGACTGGATCGAATGAATTGGAAGGCCATTTGGAAGCTTTAGGTCCCGAATAAGGTATGTTATTTCATTTGAAAATGCTTTCATAATGCATTAGTTATGGCTGCAAACCTTCATCGTAGACAAGTTATTGGGGACCCATTTTGTTTTCACTGTCGCAAAGAAACTAAAACAATCGAGCATGTTTTTTTCTGCTGCAAGAGGCCAAGGGAGGTGAGGAAATTTGGCCCCCTAAATGCTGTTTCTGGTTGGAAACATTTGAGTTTTCGGCAATGGTGGATGTCATTACCACAAGGGAAGATTTTTGAAGTGGACAGCCGGGATGGGAAAGCTATTGTGTCCTTCATTTGCTGATCgatttggaaaaacaaaaaccaggATTTGTTTGAGGGCCAACAATGGGAACCATTAGCAGTTTATGAGAAAGCTCTGTTGGTGTGGAAAGAATTCAAGGTGGCATGTGATTTATTGGAACACAAGGCTCCTCCCTTCTCTTCTCCTTGTACCCAAATCTGGCAATCTCCACTGGAAGGTTACATAAAGTTAAATGTTGATGGTGCACTAAATTCTCAGGATGGCAATGGTGGTGTGGGTTTTGTGGCTCGGAATAGAGATGCAATATTGATGGGAGCAGCAATGGAAATATTTAAGggtcctctctctcctcgtgtCATTGAAGCTTTTGGATTTTGGTTCACTCTTACTACTGCTTTGCGTTGGGGTTATTTTCGGATTATCGTTGAGGAGAATGCACTTCAGATTGTTCAAGCTCTCAATAGCTCTTGATCCTTCGTTGACTATGATACCATTATTTTGGTTTGTCTCCAGATTGCTATGAATATTTCCTCATGTCTCTTTTCTCATGTGAAACATGATTTTAATAGGGTAGCACACTTTGTGGCTAGGAAATCTCTATCAGGTAATGGGTTGATGAGTTGAAGGGGTGATTTTCCCCAATGACTCTTGGCTCCAGCCTTTGATGATGTTAGAGCCTCTTGCTCATCTTCTATGTCGTCATAATAAAATCTCCTTTCGGTTTAAAAAAGATGGTTTCTCATGAACCATAAGTAATAAACAAACAATGTAAGGTAACGTGCATATGGGATCGAGCCATTTAATTTGAGTAAAAGAAGCCACATAACATGGGAAGCGGGGGCGCTACAGGGACAGCAGCTTACAGCTGCGCCCGAGCTGCGGGTCCACTCCGGTCTTACTCTAATGATCGAAAGCATTCAATTCGTAGAGCTCGTtaagtagaacaactatgcaaaaaaccagctcaattggatatcattaagtacctaaTTGGAACACAtgtaactctcggtccatgggttacattggatttgatccagtgtttcgaatctattcttttcaagataaaaaggttctaatcaggcacttaatgatatttaattgagttgattttttacataattgttctactcgacgagctctacgaagtgaacacTTTCAATCATCTGAGCGAGACTGGAGTGGACCCGCAACTCGAGTACAGCCACAAGCTGCTGTCCATAAGGGACAACAGCGCCCCTGCATCAGTTCGACATGGCATAATAGTCTATGATGTTACTTTACAACCATTTCCCTTTGTTTCGTTGTGTGCGTTTTCgagaaattgccttcttttcatttttcagattttgaaatTCTAGTTTTTTAGATTCGGTTTGGAACGTTTACCAAAAATTGTAGATAACAAATTCTTAGATTCtacatatatattttgaaaagcttaaaaggaaataaaaattatgaaaatccCAAAGCTGGCTTTGGATAGTTTTTGGTCTTTCGaatcaaattttagattttaaattCCATACATGCTTATTTTCAGCTTTATGCAGTAAACACAACATCAACTTTTATTAGAGTTTAATCATAATTTCACTGCTATGGTAAATATGTTTATCTACTTCTAAATTCCAAAATTCACAAGCCATAATAGAATCTAAAGCTACAATCTAAATTTTTTATCCACAGCCATATATCCCAAACATAAACCTTTTgcaaactaaaagaaaaaaagaaagaacggttAATCTGTTGAAGAAATAATTGTCCATAAgggatttgggggttttttcACGTGTTGGCCGTCAAGCTACCAAAAGGACGAACGCAAGGGCGGATGAGTCCGGGCGACCGCCCTACTGTAGTTTCAATTTTTGTGGTAATATGCGAAAATTTGTCAAGAATTAATTATCACGTAATTTTTAGGTGATACTTGGGCATTAATAGGAGTTTTTTAATATCCATCTCAATAAGTCATCCCACGTAAGTATTCATCCCGCTCACTTTTAGcggttatgttttcatcctttcaatGAGTGAATTACCCCCTTCTTGCcctttatgtgtgtgtgtgtgtgtatagttATATATTTGCTTCCTATGTTGGTGGGATTTGATTTTTAATGATACTTAACAGGTGATTTCAAAATGGAAGGAATGCACAATATTAGGGAATTCTAAAAAGGAATAATTagggaaggaaaaaagagataaactttcaaaaaaaaatgcaaatcgAAAAAAAGTGATAGGccatgaatacaccatgatataatcaggaaaaaaatcatgatttcatGAATACACCCtgattataaaaatacaaatttgagCCATAATTTCATAAATCaatgaatacaccatgatttCAAGATTACATCATGATCAAGCCATGAATACACCAAGATTTAATTGGGGAAAAAATCATGATTTAATCGAAAAATAAACAATCATGATTTCATGAATAAACCATGAtcataaaaatacaaatctGAGCCATGATCTCATGAACCAAGAGGAATACACCATGAAAAATATTCATGAATTCATGAATACACCATCATGATTATAAAAATACCGCTCCTTAGGAGTATTCTGCTCCTCCATCACCGCCACCACAATCAGCCATGCCGGAATCATAGAATAAGATGGTAATCCATCACTGACGTTTTTTAATGAGTGCTACTCAGAACCCAAACCCATCCATGATAAGAAAAATGGCCCTTGATCCATGCCTAGTGCTGTGCTACTTTGCCCACGTCGCCGCCATATGGCCCATCCTCACCGCTGTATGATACATCTCAAAATTCCATCCCCATCCCCACTGCCGTCCTCCATCCCCAAGCTATGGCAGCAGAAAATCATGATGCGGCCACCAGCGCCGGAGATGGGGTGATTTTGACGCCACACTGGGTTTGGGGCTTTCTTGGATTCATGCAGCCATgtgtattttcctttttggagaATGGCATGATTGCCTTTCGCTCCTTTTAATCTGGAGCTAGATTAGATCGAGAATTCCGGGATGTGAAATCTATAAATACAGAAATGGTTTTCAAATTGGTCAAAGGACTTGCGAAGTTAAAATTTGGTCTCAAAATTCTTtgctatatatatagaaatcagattagtataaataggggtaAAATTAGGTTTATTTAAATGTcgggatgaaaacataatcaTTCAAAATGACCAGGACTTACATGGGAtggatgaatatttaagtatCCCTAATTATTATGGCAGGGAGAGAGATactattaaaaattattttgggaTGGAAATGGAGGATGGTGAGATTTCAGATACGGAGCTTGATGGTATTATTGATGGCTTTGATGATTTGTAAGAAGATGCTTCCATTTCTGTGGAGTTTTGATACAATTTCTTCTCTTTGGGTTTTTGCATGTGTTCCTGTTGCTATGCTGTTGGTTTGTTGTGTGTGTTTGCTGTAATTGCTGGGATTTTTGTTTGCTTATTTCTCTCGCTAGTTGCGCTCAGCTAGGTTTTGCTCTGGTGGGTATTGCTTGGTTTTGTTGGTCAGAGGCTGGTTGTTGTTGCTATTTTAAATGTCGGGTTGCTTTTACTTACTTacccttgtccttttaatctttgtattcttttcaaagtttaataaaatttcttttgccgagaaaagaaagaaagagagagaattgaatAATCACTTTAAGGAGGATGTGAGGGATCTACTTGTTCTATGCTTTGTTTTAGACCCTAGGGATGGTTATAGATCTTTCAATATTGATGATATTTGCAAGCTTGCAAATATATGATGCCTCTAGAATTTTATCGAGCAAGAAAAGCTACATTTGAAGTTTCAATTGCAAAATTATGAGTTTGATGTACGTTTTCAAGCATTAATCAGAGTTTTAGATTTTGTTCACAATTTTTGAATTGTGCCATGTATTGGGGAAAACAAGAAAATCGATCATTTATCCCCTTGTTGAAGACAAGACTGCGGAATAAAATGTAGGATGATTTCATTACGAATTATATGCTCTCGTACATTGAGAAAGACATTGCACGGCACTTTGATGTTGATCCCATTATAAAATGCCTTTTACATTTGGAAGAGCGTCGAATCACAATTTGAAGTTCTTACTTATTGGATAGGGATGGAAGCAAAGGTTCTACATTTTGCGTTTGGAGTAGATATTGATACATTATACTATATGCATGTGATTATTTGCTATCATATTTCTGTAATCATATATATATGACAATTCTGTTgataattttttgttcaatatgAATTGGCTTAATTGATGTTGCATTTCATATCATACTGTATGTTTTAAAGACGTTTGTTATAATATTCGCCCAACCCATACTCAAATCTTGCGTCCGTCCCTTAATTAGTAACTCTTTTTGAACgaataaaaagataaaacatAAATCCCGACACTATGAGGTGGTTAGTTTTAAATCAATTAGTCACCACCCCTTTTAAATCAAAAGGACCGTTGATTTGATCAACACCAAATtaagaagagaacaaaaaagagaaaaattggtAACGGAACCGAAAGGAGTTCGCCGTACTGGAATAGACTTCATCCACCAACCTAAATTTCCTACTCCAGCGGAGGAGGACGCCTCCGGCGACCACAATCTACAAGACACTACCTCTAAAAGCCGTTGGACTACACAACG
The sequence above is a segment of the Rhododendron vialii isolate Sample 1 chromosome 13a, ASM3025357v1 genome. Coding sequences within it:
- the LOC131314457 gene encoding WEB family protein At5g55860-like — encoded protein: MFGPSIITIRQMGSPRSVGTPRSIRSPRSTAAVGEIDTKAPFQSVKAAVSLFGEGSSSPRAKPVVKKPKTAEERDLEKETQLHLAVKELEKFKEHLKTAETTKAQAQGELEKANRTLHELTSKLQTVSDSKQAAIAETEAAKNRAKQLEESAKSRKQHADTEREQYKASAAELVLVKQELTNLRQDFDMAMGMKLSASQKEANAQNITKVNRERVDELSREMATTREALSQVMLSTLQAQEEKAKTTGKKEVCMQSHGIAKDKVEKKILLLEEEGSDSELSGNLEEKLEETTKSIAVLQDIQALRTADLELEGSKNALKEVLQNESLLRSLVESMTLEMDKVKRDVTEMKEKEAQFEYAAKNLRAEINRSKMELEALLAKESKQENASNDESLTVQQVLSEIEYARLDVEETKKKTKELKQEAKTARNEAKEMEEKLQVALKEAEEAKAAAKLASDRIHNTASCTHDAVQVTGSDSSAKIKLSAEDFESWTRRVEQYEKLAEMKVADAMAEVEESKASEREAVKRLTTNLKEIEDTKAATEDALKKAEMADAAKQAVEGELQKWRQQDQKKEFGEASNGQQGSEMPLHL